The Pseudomonas multiresinivorans DNA window AGGTTGCCGCACAGCTGCGGGGCGAAGCCCAGGTCGGCCGCGTGCGGGCCGCTGCGTACGCTGAGGTATGGCTGGCGGCTGTGGTAGTTGATGAAGTAGCCGGCGAACTCGCTATCCAGCTCCGGGGCGAACCAGCGCAGGGCGGCGCCCCACTGGCCGTCGTCGCGTGCTTCGCGGTCCTTGCCGCGGGGGATGACGATGCCTTCGTCGGTCAGGTTGATCCCCGCTGGCGCCAGGGCCTGGACCGCCAGCGGGTTCTGGTTGATCACCGGGCCGGCGGCCAGGCCGTTGCAGCCATCGGCCATCACATCGGTGGTGGAGAAGAAGGTGCCGCAGTTGTCGATCACGGTCTTCTGCCATTCCAGTTGGTAGAAGGCCTCGGCGGACAGGTGCTCGCTGAAGTTCTGCGAGACGTAGAACATGTTCACCGGGATCAGGCCTTCCTTGATCTCCGAACCAGGGCGGCGGAACGCCGCGACATCGATCGGGTTGATCGCGTTGATGCCGCCCTGGATGAAGGTGCTCTCGCCCCAGCTCACCACCTGCTTGCCCAGGCGCACGGTGCCGGGCAGGTCGCCGATGCTGTAGTTGTGGTAGAGGAAGGCATCGAGGAATTCGGCGCCGGAGGCCTTGGCGCCTTCCTCACGGCCGTGGTCGTCGATGTCCTTGAAGTGCAGGTGCTCGTCCTTGAGCTTGAAGTCGTACCAGTACTTGCCGCGGACGAAGGCACCGGAGTCGCCGTACTTCAGCTCCAGGTCGTGGATGCCCTTGAACACCTTGGAGAAGGTGTCGCCCTCGCGGAAGTTGCGTTTGCCGTCGTCGGAGCTGTGGCTGTGCAGCAGGCCGGCGTCGGCATTGCGCATGGCCCAGCTGGCGCCGACCGAGAGGCTGGAGTCGAACTGCCCCTCGATCTCGCCGAGGGAGAAGGTGAAGGCCTGTGCGCCGTCGCCGTAAACGGCCAGGCCGATGGCGGCGGGAAGCGCGAGCAGGTGCAAGGCGGGTGATCTGCGGTTCATCTGAAACGACCTCTTGTTGTTGTTCTGTCGTCTGCCGGCCCTTTTTCGGGCACAGCGGGGCCCCGCTGGCCCGCGGCGTGCGGGCCAGTTGATGAAGGTGGTGGTGGAAGGCGCTAGAGGCTCAGGTCGAGGGCGTCCTCCCCGAGCGTGATCTCGCCCGAATACTCATCGGCCATGCCGCTGACGAACATCCGTCTGGCGAGGAAGTTGTCCGGGGCCGGGATCAGGTGGGTGAGCAGCAGATGGCGCACGCCGGCGCGCTGGGCCATGCGTGCCAGCTCCAGGGTGTCGGCGTGGTAATCGAGTACGCGCACGGCTTGCTGTCCACGGTCCTTCTGCCCGGTGCGTTCGAGCGCCGCGGCGCCCTCGTGCACCAGATGCGCATTGATCGCCTCGTGCACCACCAGGTCGGCATCGCGCATGGCTTCCAGGTAGCGCTCGCTGACGCGGGTATCGCCGCTGATGAACAGCTTCCTGCCCTGGTAGCGCAACACGTAGCCGTAGGCGGGCTCCACCGGATGGTGGTCGACGCGGTAGGTATCGATGGTCACGCCGCCCTGGTCATAGACGCGCACCGATTCCTGTCCCTCGGCGATCTCCACCCGGCGCGGCTCGGCGAATGCCAGGCGTCGGTCGGTGGCAGGCAGGGCATGGGCGCTGCGGTAGCTGGCGTCCTGGGCATAGGCCATGGCCAGTCCCTCGACAACCTGCTCCACGCCGGTCGGGCCGTAGACCACCAAGGGCGTCTGCCGGCCGTAGATCCAGCTGTGGTTGATCAGCGCACCCAGGCCGTTGAAATGGTCCGAGTGCCAGTGGGTGATGAACACCTGGTTCAGTGCCTGTATCGGCACGTGGCTGGTCTCCAGGTTGCGCATGGCGTTTTCGCCGGCATCGAAGAGGAACAGCCGGCCGCCAGCGGCCACCAGGGTGCAGGCCTGGCCGCGGGTGGCATTGACCTGCGGCGTGCCGGTGCCGCAGAGGATGACGCGAATGGCATTGCCGCCCTGGATCAGGGACTGGTCGGTGTGGTCCTTGACCATGGCATCCAGCGCCGCGTGCTGGATGCGTTCGCAACCGGGCAGGGCGAGGACGAGCAGCAGGGCAAGGGCTCGGGACAGTCGGGGTCGCATGGCACTTCCTTCGTCTTGTTCTTGTTGTGTGTGCGAGCGCTGTGGTCGGGCTCAGCCGTGCCAGTCAACCGCGAAGCTGTAGCGGCCCAGCGCACGGGCCAGTTCATCGCGCCCGGAGCCGGCGCGAACCTGTGCCACCAGTCCGCGACGGGCGTCCTGCACCACCTCCACGGCGATGCCGGCCAGGCCCTGGTTGTCCGCTTCCTGGCGGATCACCCGGGCGATTTCGCGTTGCTGCAGCACGGGCTTGAAGATCTTGCCCACCGGCGTGACCGGCAGGGCGTCGAGAATCTCGATGCGCTTGGGCACTGCGGCGCGTTCGCTGATCCGCTGGTTGGCGAAGTCCAGCAACGCAGCACTGTCGGCACGTTGGCCGGCGGCGAGCTGCACATAGGCCACGGGAATCTCGCCAGCGTGCGGGTCGGGGCTGCCCACCGCCGCCACCAGGGCCACTGCCGGGTGCGCCTGCAGCGCTTCTTCGATCTGCTTCGGGTCGATGTTGTGGCCGCCGCGGATGATCAGTTCCTTCTTGCGCCCGGTGAGCCAGAAGTAGCCCTGGGCGTCCTGCCGCCCGAGGTCGCCGGTGTTCAGCCAGCGCCGCCCGCCGATGTCGATCCACAAGCCCTTGTTGTGGCTGTCGTCGAGGTAGCCGAGGAACACGTTGGGGCCGTGGATGGCGATCACCCCGACCTCGTCGGTCTCGGCATCGCGCATGTAGGCGCCCTGATCGTCGAGGATCACCGCACGCATGTCCTGGTAAGCCAGGCGCAGGCCGATGGAGCCGATCGGTCGTTCGCCGTCGGGCGGGTTGCTCGATGAAACGCACGCGCCCTCGGTGAGACCGTAGCCTTCGAGGATGCGCACACCGACCACCCGCTCGAACTCGCGGAACAGCTCCACCGGCATCGGCGCTGCGCCACACAGTGCGTACTGCAGGCTGGACAGGTCGTGGCCGGCGACGGGTTGCTGCAGCAGGGCCGAATAGACGGTCGGCACGCCGGAGAAGAAGTTGATGCCAAAGTGCTGGACCATTGCCCAGAAGGCCGGGATCACGCCCTCGCCGCGATAGCCCTGGGGCGTGCCGATGATCACCCGGTCGCCATGGGTCCAGGGCATCAGCCCGGTCACCAGCTGGCCGTTGACGTGGAACAGCGGCAACCCGCAGAAGATCACCTGGCCGGGCTGGCGCGGCTGCATGTTGGCGGCCATCGCCCAGGCGTTGAAGACTTCCGAGCCGTGGCTGCGCCGGGCGATCTTCGGCAGGCCGGTAGTGCCGCCGGTGCAGAAGTAGGAGGAGGGTTCTTCCGCGCGGATCACGCGGCCGCTGCTGAGCTGTTTGCCATTCTCGCGGCGCATTGCCGTGCGCAGGTCATGGATGCGCAGGCGCGGGTGGCGCTGGCGTTCGCGCCGGGCCATCCAGCGTAGCGCGAGGGATGCCACGGTGCCGACGTAGGGCGCCATGCTCACCCAGAGCACATCGCGCACGCCGGACAGGCTGTCGAGCTGGCTGGCCAGCTTGGGCCACAGGTCGCTGCCGGGCGTCGGCGCCAGGGTCACCACCAGCCTCGCATTGGCGGCGCGCAGCAGGTCGCCGATCTGTGCGGCCTCCAGCAGCGGGTTGATCGCCAGGACGATGCCCGCGGCCTCGCCGCCCCAGATGACGAAGTGGGTTTCCGGCAGGTTCGGCAGGAGGAACGCGACCACGTCCTTCGGCCCGATGCCGAGCCGGTGGAAGGCGTTGGCGGCGCGGGTGATGTCGGCGAACAACTCGGCGTAGGTCCAGTCGTGGGTGCGACGGAAGTCCTTTGCTTCGAGGAAGAAGCTGAGCGCCGTCGACGTGCCGTATTCGCCGGCGCAACGGCGCAGCGCTTCGTAGGTGCTGGCGGGCAACTCGCGGCGTGCCAGCGCAACGCTCTCCAGCGCCTGGATATCGGCGAGGGTCTGCACGGCCATCAGGCTTGCTCCACCACGCGGTTGCGCTGCACGCCCAGGTCGACGACGCCGTCGGCGCTGCGGATGCTCGCCTCGACCAGGTCGCCGGCCTTGAGGTACTGGCTGCGCCCCGCCTGCGTCTTGAGGAAGGCCTTCCACTTGATGTGCTCGGGCAGCAACGCGGCGATGCGCTGCTTGGCCGGCGAGGGCACCGACAGCGCGCAGCCGGCCGGCGTGCCGGTGGCGATCAGGTCGCCGGCAGCGAAGTCCTGCACCCCGGACAGCTCGCTCAGGGTCTCCGCCGGGCCATGCACCAGGTTGGCGGTACTGTCGCTCTGGCGCACCTCGCCGTTGACCGTCAGGCGCAGCCGCAGGTCCTTCAGGTAGCCCATGTCGTTCTTCTGCAGCAGGCACAGGTACGGGCCGACCGGGCCGAAGGTGCGGAAGCTCTTGCCCTTGTAGAACTGCATCTGCGGGATCTGGATGTCGCGCGCCGAGTAGTCGTTGACGATCACCACGCCGGCGATGAACTCGTGCAGGTTGGCGTCGTTGACCGCGACCTTGCTGGTGATCTCCCGGCGCAGCACCAGGCCCAGCTCGATCTCGTAGTCGAGGAAGCGCACCTGGCGCGGTTTGATCAGGTCGCTGTCGGCGGCGACGATGCAGCTCTGCGCCTTGGTGAATATCATGTTGAAGTGCTTGGCGTCCGGGTCCATGCCCGACTCGATCATGTGCTGCCGATAATTGGCGCCCTGGCAGACGAACTGCTGGTCGCGGGTGATCGGCGAGAGCAGCTTGACCGCTTCCAGCGCCAGTTCGTCGCCTCGCAATGCCGCTAGTTCCTCGACCTGAACGTGCCGGATCAGCTCGCCGGTGCTGGCGTAGCGGCCGGGCAGGGGGCTGATGCGGCCCTGGCGCAGGACGCCCCAGCGGGTTTCGTTCTGGTGTTCAAAGCGGACAAGGTGCACGGGCATGGCAACGACTCCTGGTACGGCGGTGGGCCGCGTCGGGGCGGCGATTGTTGTTGTGCTTGTGGTTGTGCGGCGGGCCTAGCCGAACATCCGCGCCAGCGTGATCAGCTTGCGCACTGTCAGGTCCGGGCTGTGCCGCAGGTTGTGCAGCAGGATGCGCAGCTTCTGCAGGTTCATCGCCGGCTTGGTGAAGCTCTTGGGCATGCGCTGGCCCCATTGCGACATGGCTTCGGGGCTGACGCCGTGCAGCCCGGTGGGGCGCTCGGCGGTGAACAGGTCGCCGTCGCAGTAGTGCTCGTGCTTGTCGCCCCAGGGGTCCTGCCAGTAGTCGAAGATCTGGCTGCCAAGGATGTGCCGGCCCATGCCCCAGGCATGCTTCCAGCCGCGCTCGCGCAGCACCCGCTGGCCCATGCCGACGGCGTCGGCATCCACCACTTCGTAGGCGCTGTGGCTGTAGGCGGCCATGAAGCCCTGGGCCAGCGCCAGGGTGTGGTGGTCGGCCGGCGTGTCGCCCAGGTCCAGGCGCAGGAAAGCCACCGCCGGGGAGCCATCGGGCAGTACCTGCACGTCGCTGGGGATGAAACCGAAATGCTCCGTGTACCAGCCGGCGGTGGCCTGATAGTCGGCCACTTCGAGGACCACGTGGCCGAGCTTGATGATGTCCGGTGGGGCCACGGGCGGGCGCTGGGTGGCGTTGATCCGCGGTGCCTCGTCGACCTGATTGAGCGGCAGCGCCAGGCGGTGAGCCAGCGCGCTGGCCGGCTGCTGGCCGTGGATCGCCTCGACGACGAAACCGGAGGGGTCACGCAGGCTCACGCTTTCGCCGCCGCCGGGTGCAGTCGACTGCTGGATTGGCGATGCGCCCGGCAGGCGCGCCAGTCGCTGCAGGTCCTCGCGCGACTCGACGGCCAGGCCGAAGCCGACGAAGCGCGCCTGCGCCGCCCGTTCCACACGATAGCAGTAGGGCGCCGGGCCGGTGCCGCGCAGGTACAGGCAGTCGGCATCGCGGCGCGCCAGGGCCAGGCCGAAGTCGCCGAGAAAGCGCTCGGCCTGCTCCAGGTCCGGACGTTCGAAGATCAGGTGGGCCAGCGCGCGAGCCCTGACCGTTGGCCGCGGATGACGCGCCGGCTGCGGCGTCGCCAGGGCGGTGGGCTGGCTTGCGGAAGGGGGCTGACGGCTCATGCTTGTTGTTCTCCGTGGCTTTCGTCAGGCAAGGCTTCGCCATCGCCCCTGAAAAGGGGCGTTGGCAGGTTCGGGTGGATCAGTCCGCGGGTGGCAGCACCGGCAGCTCACCGGTGGACAGGCTGCGCGCTTCCTCCGGCGCCACGCCGAGCGCGCGCAGGGTCAGTTCGGCAGCGTCGCTGCCGGCCTGGCGCCAGGTGCGATGTCCCTCCAGGACCAGGAACATCGAGCTGAGCACGGCGCCCGCAATCATCGAAATCGCCGAAGGCAGCTGTTCCTCGCGGAAGCTGTAGCGGCCATTGGCGAGCCCGCTGAGCAGATCGGCGGTCGGTGGGCCGAACCACATGCCGCGCAGCGATTCATTGCTCATCGAGAAGCGGCTGATGAAGGCGCCCCAATGGGGCTCTTCATGGGCCCGGCGAATGAAGAAGCGGATGCCGTTGGCCAGGCGCAGGGCCGGGTCCGAGGTCTCGCCGAAGCTCTTCACCACGCGCTGGTGCATCTCCGCGGCCAGGTGGCTGGCCACGTGCTGGAAGAGGTCATCGATGGACTGCAGGTTGTTGTAGATCGTGCCCCGGGCCACACCGGCCTCCTGGGCCAGGTCGCTAATGTTCACCTGGCTCGCGCCCTTCTCGGCGAACAGGCGCAGGGCGGCCTGGTGGATACGGCGTTGTACGGGGTTGAGGGTTTCCATGAAAAGACGGCTCCAACGTCAAGCTTGGGCTGATTGAACACGTGCGTTCAAAATAAGTCAACAGGGTCTATTGAACGTCATTTTTCCTGCCTTCCCCGTGGATTCTCCCGTCTTTCGCGCCTATCCGGCGCTGTAGCGATCCTTTGGAAAGGCTCTGGCCGGAGAGTTTCAGTGAGGAATACTGATCTCCAGTTGACTGAATTGAACACTAGTGTTCAAAATGATTCGGCGATGTATTCCTCTGGAGCGAGCAATGCAAGAGTCCATAACAACAACGACAACCTGCGACGTGATCATCGTCGGTCTCGGCCCCACCGGGGCGGTGCTGGCCAACCTGCTGGGCCGCTACGGCTGGTCCGTGGTCGGCCTGGAGCGCGACGAGGACCTTTACTACGCCCCGCGTGCCGTGCACTTCGATGACGAGATCATGCGCATCTTCCAGTTCGCCGGCCTGGCCGACGACATCGGCCGCACCAGCGAGTCGTTCACCGACATGGAGATCATCCTGCGCCCCGGGCGCAAGCCGGTTACCCGCTCGCGCATCGGCAGCCAGGACCGCCGCTATGGCCATCCCGGCGCCTGGTGGTTCCACCAGCCGACCCTGGAGCGGCATTTCCACGACGGGCTCAAGCGCTATCCCAATGTCACCCCGGTGTACGGCTGCCGCGTTACCGGCGTCGAGCAGGACGCCGAAGGCGTGCGCGCCACCGCCGTGCAGCGTGACGGCAGCGAGCGGGTGTTCCAGGGGCGCTACCTGATCGGTTGCGACGGTGGCAAGAGCTTTGTCCGCCGCGAGGCCGGGCTGCGCCTGGAGTCGGCCGACTTCGACGAAGCCTGGGTGGTGGTGGATACCAAGACCCGTTCCGGGGAGAAGGATGCGCTGCTGCCGGCCAACCACTCGCAGGTGTGCAACCCGGCGCAGCCGGTGACCTACGTGCCCATGGCCGGCCCGTACTACGAATGGCAGTTCATGGTCACCGGCGGCAAGTCCGAGCGCGAGGCCACCGATCCCTATCTGGTGCGCCAGCAACTTCGCGACTTCGTCGACCTCGACAAGATCGAGATCACCCGCATCGCCTACTACAAGTTCCACGGCCTCTGGGCCAACGACTGGCGCAACGGCCGGATCATCCTGGCCGGCGACTCGGCGCACCAGATGCCGCCGTTCCTCGGCCAGGGCATGTGCTCTGGCGTGCGCGACGCGAGCAGCCTGTGCTGGCGCCTGGACATGGTGCTGCGCGGCGCCGCGCGGGAGAAACTGTTCGACGACTACGAGGCCGAACGCTCGGCCCATGTGCGCGAGATCATCAATGGCGCGATGTTCCTCGGCAACGTCATCCAGACCCGCCACCGCGGTGTGGCCTTCCTGCGCGACTGGCTGCTGTTCCGCATCGCCGGCCTGCTGCCTTTCGCCAACAAGGCGTTCGCCGACAAGGCCAACCGCAAGAAGCCGCTGGCCGCCGGTTTCTGCGGCTGGGGGCACCGGCTGTCCGGTCACCTGGCCCTGCAGCCGAAAGTGTTGCGGGACGGGGAGGACGAGCGGCTGCTGCTCGACGAGGCGCTTGGCCACGGCTTTGCCGTGCTCGCCCGACGCGGTTGCCTCGACACCCAGCGAGCGCAGCTGGAGCGCCTGGCGCAGCAGGTGGACCTGCGCGTGCTGGAGTTCGCCGAAGACCCGTCCGGCCCGGTACTGGGCGACCCCAGCGGCGCGCTGCAGGACTGGTTCGACGAAGCGGACATGGACTTCGTGCTGATCCGCCCCGACCGCTATGTCTTCGATGCCGGCCGCGCCGACCAGCTGGGGCGCGTCGCCGAGCGCTTCCTCGCCGGCCTGTCGCTGGTCCGCCACAGCAATCAATCCCAAGGAGTGGCGGCATGATCGACACACCCGTTCTCATCAGCGGCGCCGGCCCGGTCGGCCTGACCCTGGCGCTGAATCTCAGCCGCCTGGGGATTCGCTCCGTGCTGCTCAACGATCGCCGGCAGACCACCACGCATCCCAAGCTGGACGTGGTGAACTGCCGCTCCATGGAAATCTTCCGCCAGCTGGGCCTGGCCGAACGCATCCGCGCGGCCGGCAACCCGACCGACGCCAACCAGTATTCGGCCATGGCGGCTTCGGCCAGCGGGCCGTTCTACAGCGTGATGTCCGACCGGCACCTGATCTACCAGCCGGTCAGCCAGGCGGAGCAGGCCATCCGCGCCTGCCGCGACGGCAGCCTGCCGCTGGAGTCGATGCAGCGCATCGCGCAGATGCACCTGGAACCGGTGCTGATGGCGGAAGTGGAAGCCGACCCGAACATCGAGCTGCGCATGGGCTGGCGCCTGTATGGCTTCGAGCAGGGCTCCACCGGCGTGGTAGCGATGGCCCATGAAGTGGATAGCGGCGAGGCGCAGCAGTTCTTCGCCCAGTACCTGATCGGCTGCGACGGGCCCAACAGCCGCGTGCGCAACTTCCTCAACATCGATTACGACGGCACCCGCGACCTGGTCGGCGAACTGTTCATCATCCACCTGCGCTCCGATGAGATTGCCGGGCTGTTCCCCAACAACCAGCCCTACTGGCATACCTGGCTGACCCGGCCGGGCTTCGCCGGTCTGCTGGTGTCGCCGGATGCCAGCCGCAATGACTACGTGCTGCACCGGCCCTTTGCGCCGCGCCCCGGTGAGTCGCTGGAGAGCGTGGTGGACGCCGCCCTCGGCACCCGGCTGCGCTACGAGATCGTCCAGTCCGGCCCGTGGCGCCCGCAGTTTCTGGTGGCTCGCTCGTTCGGCCGGCAGCGCGTGTTCATTGCCGGCGATGCCACCCACCAGTTCATGCCCACCGGTGGCCTGGGCATGAACACCGGGGTGGCCGAGGCGCACAACCTGGCCTGGAAGCTGGCGGCCTGCCTGGCCGGTTGGGGCGGTCCGCGCCTGCTGGAAAGCTACGAGGCGGAGCGCCTGCCGGTGGCCCGGCGCAATCGCGAGCACGTGAAGAAGTGCGCGGCGGCGACCTTCGAGGCGCAGATGCGGCGCGACGATGCGCTGCTCGCCCAGGGGACGGCAGGCGATGCCGCGCGGCAGGAAGCCGGGCGCGAGTTCGAGCGCAAGGTCTCGCGGCTCTACGAATCGCTGGGCGTGGAAATCGGCTACCGCTACCACGGCTCGCCGGCGATCGAGCCGGACACCGCCAGCGAGCCGGCCTACGAGGAAGTTCGCTACACGCCCACCACCTGGTCCGGCGCGCGGCTGCCCAGCGCGTTCCGCGAGGATGGCACGGCGCTCTTCGATCAGCTTGCGCTGGGTGGCTACACCCTGCTGGCGTTCGACGCCGAGGCCGAAGCCTGCGCGCCGTTGCAGGAGGCGGCGCAGGAGTGCGGCGTACCGCTGAACGTGCTGCCGATCCACGAGAAATACCTGGCGACCCTGTACGAGCGGCGCTTCGTGCTGGTGCGGCCTGACCAGCATGTGTGCTGGCGCGGCGACAGCCTGCCGGTCGATTGCTACTCGCTGTTCAACCGTCTGCGCGGAGCCCGCTGACCATGAGCCTGTTCATCGATTCACTGAAACTGCGCCTGCTGCTGTTGGCGTCCATCCCGTTGCTGCGCCGCGCCGAACGCCGCTCGGCGCGCCTGCGCGAGCTGTTGCATGAGGACTCCTTCGTGCTGCAGATCCGCACGGCCGATGGCGTCGGCGGCTACTACCGGCTGCGCGGCGGGGTGCTCAGCCTGCATCGCGGCGAACACCGCCGGCCGGACTTCACCCAGTACTGGCAGCGCAGCTCGGATGCCCTGCGGGTGATGCTCAGCCGCGACGAGACCGACATGCTGCGCGCCGTCGAAGGCGGGCAGTGCCAGCTGCAGGGGCGCTTCGCAGTAGCCCTGTGGTTCAACGAGGCGATGAAGATTGCCCGTGCTGCCTGAACCCTCCCGGATCACACAAGGACAACAACAATGACGATCCAACAAGGTCGAATCGACGTGCACCACCACATCATCCCGCCGGCCTTCGTCGAGGTCATGGCGAACAAGGGCCTGGACATGGTGGCCGGCGCGCCGCTGCCGAAATGGTCGCCGCAGAAGTCCATCGAGGTGATGGACCTCAACGGCATCCAGACCGCCATCACCTCGCTGTCAGCGCCGGGCGTGCATTTCGGCGGGGGAGTGGAGCAGGCCCGCGAGCTGGCGATGCGCTGCAACGACTTCGCCGCGCAGATGCGCAGCGATCATCCGGGGCGCTTCGGCAACTTCGCCGTGCTGCCCACGCCGTTCACCGAGGCGGCGTGCCGCGAAGCCATCCGCGCACTGGATGAACTGAAGGCCGAGGGTGTGGTGCTGCTGGGCAGCACCGATGGCGTGTTCCTCGGCGACGCGCGTTTCGACGAACTGATGGCGGAACTGGATCGCCGCGCAGCCATCGTCTTCGTGCACCCGAACATGCACGAAAGCAGCGAGAAACTCGGCATCGCTGCGCCGGGTTTCCTGGTCGAGTTCCTCTGCGATACCACCCGCGCGGCGGTGAACCTGATCCTCACCGGCACGCTGGAGAAGTACCCGCGCATCCGCTGGATCCTCGCCCATGGCGGTGGCTTCCTGCCCTACGTGGCCTGGCGCGTGTCCCTGGCCAACGCCCTGCCGCAATTCCAGGACAAGGCGCCACAGGGCGTGATGACCTACCTCAAGCGCTTCTACTACGACACCGCGCTGTCGCCGTCGCGCTACTCCATGGCAGCGCTGAAGGAGCTGGTGGCGCCCTCGCAGATTCTTTTCGGCAGCGATTTCCCCTTCGCCCCGGCACCGGTCACCACATTGACCTGCCAGACCCTGGAGGAGAACCCGTTGTGGTCGAACGAGCAGCGCTACGGCATCAATCGTGGCCATGCATTGAGCCTGTTCCCGCAGTACCGCGAAGCGCAGGAGCAGGTGGCCGCGGCGCCGATCTTCAGTGGCGAATCCTTCGGCAGCCGGGTGAAGCGCAGCCTGACCCGGCCGCTGGGCGCCTACGTCGAACGTGTGCGCAGCCGCTGATCCGGGGGGAAACGCATGAATCGCCGAGAATTCGTGATGGGCGCCGGCGTACTCGCCAGCGCCTCGTTGCTGGCCGCTGAACTGCCAGCCCTGTCGCCGACAGGTGCTCCCTCCGATGCTGTTGCGCCCGCGCAGCGCCCGTCGCCACTGGCGCCCGGCCGCATCGACGTGCACCACCACATCCTGCCGCCGTTCTACGCGGAAGCGTTGCGTCGCCAGGGGCTGGACAAGGTGGCGGGGGTGGCCTTGCCGGAATGGTCGGCGCAGCGTTCGCTGGAGCTGCTCGACGGGCAGGGGCTGCAGACCGCAATCACCTCGATCTCGTCGCCCGGTGTCTGGTTCGGCAACGACCGTGCCGCCGCCGAGCTGGCGCGCCGCTGCAACGAATTTGCGGCGGAACTGTGCCAGCGGCATGCAGGGCGTTTCGGCAGCTTCGCCTGCGTGCCGCTGCCGGCCACCGAGGTGGCGTGCAGCGAGGCGCTCCACGCGCTGGATGTGCTCAAGGCCGATGGCCTGGTGCTGCTGGCCAGCAATGACGGCGTGTTCCTCGGCGATGC harbors:
- a CDS encoding FAD-dependent monooxygenase, which encodes MIDTPVLISGAGPVGLTLALNLSRLGIRSVLLNDRRQTTTHPKLDVVNCRSMEIFRQLGLAERIRAAGNPTDANQYSAMAASASGPFYSVMSDRHLIYQPVSQAEQAIRACRDGSLPLESMQRIAQMHLEPVLMAEVEADPNIELRMGWRLYGFEQGSTGVVAMAHEVDSGEAQQFFAQYLIGCDGPNSRVRNFLNIDYDGTRDLVGELFIIHLRSDEIAGLFPNNQPYWHTWLTRPGFAGLLVSPDASRNDYVLHRPFAPRPGESLESVVDAALGTRLRYEIVQSGPWRPQFLVARSFGRQRVFIAGDATHQFMPTGGLGMNTGVAEAHNLAWKLAACLAGWGGPRLLESYEAERLPVARRNREHVKKCAAATFEAQMRRDDALLAQGTAGDAARQEAGREFERKVSRLYESLGVEIGYRYHGSPAIEPDTASEPAYEEVRYTPTTWSGARLPSAFREDGTALFDQLALGGYTLLAFDAEAEACAPLQEAAQECGVPLNVLPIHEKYLATLYERRFVLVRPDQHVCWRGDSLPVDCYSLFNRLRGAR
- a CDS encoding amidohydrolase family protein is translated as MTIQQGRIDVHHHIIPPAFVEVMANKGLDMVAGAPLPKWSPQKSIEVMDLNGIQTAITSLSAPGVHFGGGVEQARELAMRCNDFAAQMRSDHPGRFGNFAVLPTPFTEAACREAIRALDELKAEGVVLLGSTDGVFLGDARFDELMAELDRRAAIVFVHPNMHESSEKLGIAAPGFLVEFLCDTTRAAVNLILTGTLEKYPRIRWILAHGGGFLPYVAWRVSLANALPQFQDKAPQGVMTYLKRFYYDTALSPSRYSMAALKELVAPSQILFGSDFPFAPAPVTTLTCQTLEENPLWSNEQRYGINRGHALSLFPQYREAQEQVAAAPIFSGESFGSRVKRSLTRPLGAYVERVRSR